The following is a genomic window from Polypterus senegalus isolate Bchr_013 chromosome 9, ASM1683550v1, whole genome shotgun sequence.
CCACTAGTTACTTGTACTTTCTATCAAGAATTAAGTAGAGGGCTTTGACCATTTTGACAGATACtcttaaaagaaagaggaaaaaaaaaagcaatacaataaaaaaaaatactttctacattgaAATGAGCAGAGCTCTGGCttagtaaaacattaaaatgaatgtaTGCTCTTGCAGATACAGTGAATACTGCACAACTTGTTCTCAGAATTACCAAGTTGACATGGAATCATTTTAAAGCTTAATGTTGAAAAGGATAGTCGACTACAGTGGACACTGCAAAACTTAAAAAGTCTTACTCATCCAATCTTTCGATTCGTTTCCACTGAAGAGCTGCCAATACAGTACTTGCTGTGTAAAATACGACAAGAACTAGCCCAAAAAAAGCAGCTGCCCCATCTGTTCCCGAAACCTCACAATTCATCCAAGTGAATCCATTCCTGGCATACAACTGCGCCCGTTGTTTGCAGAGATCAGTACGGTTTATCTGTAAGACAAAATGCAGATAAACAGCAGTGCCAGCAAGATAAGCTGCCGCTGCAATGATACTGAATATAATTTCCAACAAGATCCAGAAGCGCGAGTGTAGTCTGGCATTGCCTATCATGATCCCCAAGGTGAGCGCCCCCAGTCCCAATGATACAGCTAGGCTGCCATAAAGAAGTGGTGCTCTCTCAATGGAAAACTTCTGGTCCAGATCCCGCACCAGTTGTAACTCTGTACCTTGGAACGGGTACGACATGGTGTCGAGGCTTAGGGAGCCACCAGCAAAGCCTGCACTGGCAGAGCTGAACCCAGACAAGGAAACGAAGGAGGAGACCACACACACGAGTACCAAGATATTCAGCAGGACCTCCAGCAACTGCAGTGCCCCTGTCAGGAcagacaaaaacaacaaatataaagCACGTCTCattaataaaaagtacaatggaggtaaaaggggaaaaaaaaacaaactttaaattgTGACACTGATAGAAAGTAACTGTGGTCTGTAAAGTACTGAACTTAAATGTTAGATTGTTCACTTGTAGCGTTAATAAAATCCATCCACACAAGGTTTAGTCCAATAGGAGTGTCTTGGAGAACTGAGGTCAACTGGCTATGAGGCATGGACAAACCCACCCATCCATTAAGGCAATTAACAGGAACatttctattttctgattttaaaaaaaggccACAGAAGGCACCACCACCCCAGTGGGGTATATAGACAAACAAGCAGTCACAGCTTTCTGCAGGCTTACTCAAACAAATGCACTTTAAAATCATatcatcatcataaaaattaagcagtctttatttttgctttttaaatataaaatattgtaacattaaaaagaaacaaagtttataaaaaaatcatgttgATTTTGGCTCTTTTATACATAATGTACACACGAGGTTTACTGTCCACCGCCCTCCCATTTACGTGGCTCCAAACTGCTTCAGTAATTCATGTAAAGAGGACGATGCCAAGGTAGGAAACTTTTGATGAACTTATGAATTGACGGGTTAACAGCAGACATGAATGTTACCAGTCAGTATATGCAATGAAGAGAACTGTTACAAGAACCTTCCTTTTCATACTTAACACATGTACTCTCGCTCCAGCTTTCACTGTAAATATtcttgggaaaagaaaaaaatagtgattttgttttatttttctttaaacaaataaacatgtaAGGTGGGAGACTGTACACTTAAGCACACATTTCAGTCCTTCATTAGACTTGGAGTTAGCCTTTGTAGGGGTACAAGTAGTCAAAGCAAGGCAGGAATCGGACCATCCTTGGGCACTCAATTGTGCAAGCTTTATGCTAAATAGAATGAATTTCTAAATTAATATTGAAGTCACTATTTATGTTTAGATGACCATATACTACAGACAGAAAAAAAGTATATCAAAGGAAATTTCGATTTTTTCATCACAAGGAGGTTTACATTCAACACATTGATATATTTACCATAAACCCTTGCTTGAAACAGTCCATGCATTAGAGTTAAATGAGATGGACTCATGTGGCCCACAGTACAattgtaaaacattttagaagtactgtACATCACGTCTTCATTCAAAAactggaccaaaaaaaaaaaatctgacagatGATTTTAGAAAGTCACTTTGAAATTTGGCATAGTGTGTCTGCCAGTTTTAGGATGTTGGTCCGCCATTCATTCTGTCTTTTATGCCCCCGTTTCTAAAAGCAGCCTTCACCCTGCGGTCCTTGCTTTAACTGCTGCACCCTCCTGAAAGCTCGTATGGCTAGAATAGCGCCAAAAGGAAATATAATAATGCCAATCACTCCAAAGAGTCCTCCTGCAATGTCAGTCCCGCTCATGCCACAGCTGTATCCTTGAATTCCTTTGGAGCTGTACATCTGCTGTCTGTCCTGGCACGTTTGAGAGTTGTACACCTCCTGCAACTTCAGGAAATAAAAGGCCAGGCATGGGATGTAGCCTAACCCAATTAAAATGTTCAAGGCACTTTCCAAAAGCAGGCATGGGGGGCACCGGAAAGGAATGCGCAGAATACCCAGAACCACCATCAGGCAGCAGTAGCCCAGGAGAGCGCCTGCAAAGGCCATGGTGGCTGTAACAATAGGCAGCTTCAGCTGATAGAACTGGGAGTCCAGCTGCTTCACTTTTTCCGCCTCGGTGCCTGTGAAAGTGTTGGCCCCTCCGTAGTAGTAGGCGTATACTCCACCAAAGCTGGCTACGTCAAGGTAAGTCTCAGAGTTGCTATAGAACACACCAGCGCAGATCAAGAGCAGCAGGTTTATAAGGATCTCCACAGCCTGGCACAAGGCTATATGCAGcacaagagagaaagaaagaggtagTTAGCACGCAGTCAACGTAGGGGAGCCGTCGGGAAGAGGCATGGAAACTTTGCACTGACCAAAAagccatttaaaattttttttttttaaatcctctcaatttttgttttagacgcaaaaattaaaattaatacatttttgtgctGAACATAATGGGTTTTACAGTTCTCAGCTGCGTAAATGTAAAGCTGCTTGTGTCCCCTGCAATTACCAATTAATTTTCTATAAGACTAAGAATAGTAAAATTTACTAAGGAATGAGTCTTGTACAGAAACCAAAATCACATTAACATCTTGTATACACATTTATCTGCAGTTTGTGATCAAGATCCTGCCTTCTAGCACCAAAGTCAGGACAGACACAGATTTTCACTTTATTTGGTAGGCagcagagtggtgcagtggtagtaaggagacctgtgtttccccgttctccccgtgtctgtgtgggtttcctcagggtgcacctgcttccttccaaagacatgggggggggttaggtgaattggcgattgtaaattggccctagtgtgtgtgtttgccctgtgaaaGACTGcagccctgtccagggtttgctcctgccttgtgccttatacTACCTGGGATGAGCTTCAGCACCTCCATGTAACCCTGtccaggactaagtgggttagaaaatgactgactgacttcattttgaaagtttattaaaagaaagaaaaaaaaaaaaaaaaccaacaacaacaatttgGCACCATACTAATTTCATTTTTGGGGATTCCCAAtgtgcatggtggcacagtgtttagcatCACTGCCTCCCTACTCCCAGTACTAATTCTGCAATGGAACTTGCTTGCCCCATACTTGATGAATGCCTTGCAGTCAGTgctgctggaattggctccatgCCCCTTTGGCCCAGTGTTGGATAATGCGGGTACAGAAAATAGACAGATGGAACTCttattacatttatatgtatTCATTAGATAGTTTCTGGAAAAGTAATTGGGCTCAGAAATACCTTTAGGCAGCAGCAGATATCTCCAATTTCACACCTTCTCTAATGCACCCATCTACTGCCCTCAGCTAATACGTGTTAATTTTTTCATCATCTGTCTTTATTATACAGCAATACCTTGGAATCCCaacttaatccattccagaaccCCATTTGAGTTCCAAGacaatttttcccctttaaaataatagaaactggATGAATCAGTTCCTGGGTCCCACGAActtgaattttcaaaatgattttaacagtaaatacactggattttaaggtaaaatattaacaaataataatatttgaataaaaatataaattcaaaaaatcaaaaattgtagCTCTAACAGCTTTCCTTTTACTCTAATTTTTGTCACTACACTTTTTAGGACCCATGGTGAATACactaaataacacaaaacaggcacaaaagcataaaattagcagtgaaaaaaaaaaaaaaaatcacatgagacGCTTTCACTACAGCTTCTGACAACAAACCTATTGACAAAGCGCATGGGTGGCCCGAGCGCTGGGGAAATGTACGGACTAACACACACGAACAACGTGCTGGGAGTTCAGATTCTGGGGCAAAATTTGCTTGAATTTTTCAATCGGATTCCAAGTTGTTCTGAGGCATTCGGATTCCAGGGCAATACTGTATTTTTGACATctcactttaataaaaataaaaaaaaaaaaaaaagtactcaaAACTGGGCATTGCCATTCCCTAAActgcattatttacattttttgtccattcattcattccttcattcattcattttgaactTGGAGGGTACCAGAATCTATGTTGGCAAAGTCTGGCAAAACATGGGGCATTACATCATCACAGGGCACCATCTGTCCTTTCTGGCCATTTCAGAGTCGTTGGTTATGACAATAATCAAACACCaaattacatacagtagatgGAAAAGATTTGGatacacacagaaaaatgcaaactccataaacTCATCAGATGAGAACTTGAGCTGCTGTAACGCTGCATTGCTAAAAGTTGTGCCACACCTACTCGGGCTGCTTGGATTGGTGAATTTGCTGCCACTTTGTTCCTACACTTTGGATCCTTGCCATGCTGTACTTGACATGGGCTCtaactttagtaaaaaaaaaaaaaaaaaaaaaaaaaaaataaagaaaagtttaaGCTGCAAGGTGTTATGCTTTGTTTCTAGATTGGTTACTGCACCTCTAAGAACTAAAAAGATGGTTTGTGATCAGGGGGATGAACTGGAACTGAACTGCGGAAACACCGTGAGAGGCAGGTAAGCAATTACAGATAATTAACAGTCataatgagaaaaagagaaagaaaaaaaaaaaaaaaatgtaaagcagcCAAAGAAGATGGCACTTCAATCAGCACGGTCTTCATGAAGATTGTCACCCGAAAAAAAAGCTCTTGTTTTCAAGTTCTTCTGCTACTGTTCCAATGAACAGCAACAGTAACTTCTCCTACTGATCCTTCAAGTTTCGTTTCAGTAGTAGATAAACTACTggaaatagaaaatatttaagaaaacattGAAGCAGATagtgtttttataataaaatacaattgttAATGTATATTAGCATTTCCCAGCACCTGCTAGTTCTTTTTCTGTGCTTTACTATAGCAGGACTCAAGGACGAAGTACTAAGCACTTGTTCAGACAACAGCTCACAAAACAAGAAGTTCCACATTCCGTTCATTGTAGCCTCAAGTGAGCTGGCACCCGAGCCACACCCGTCACGACAGGTTGTTTTTTGAGTGTTAAATCCTTCAGTGAGAGAGTCAGTGTTAAATAGTTTACTTTTTGCGAAGATGTGCTGCAGTGCTGGCAAGTTTAGATAACTGTATTAGCCCAGCACACCATCCAATCAACAACAGTGAGGGGCCAATCGATAATACCACTgcccacaaacaaaaaaacaattacataggTTAGATTTTAGAGGAAGTATAGAAAAGTTCTTAAAACCAATCACTCCATGTACAGAGGAGCCACTCTGATAGAAAACTGCCCGATTAATTGAAGGCCCTCTACTGCCTGCAAGGGTGACAGACATCAGTTAAAAACACTAAAACATACCTCTACATGGAAAGACTAAAACACTGAAAGCTTAGCACAATTTTCAATACATCCCTTCAGTCTTTTCCTAGCTCCTAGCTTAGTCTACTTCATGGCTGCAATATCTGGTGCAGGATTGctaatttcatttcattgttattttaccCCACTTGGTTTGATGCAAGTTTAGATGCTCACTCTTTGAATTCACCTCTGATTCAGGTCTAGTTGTACtagtttttattttgctgtatttgtgATTTctaggtttattttttttgcttgtatGGTGCTAATTTTTGACACAAATCTTGTTATGCTCCACTCTGGCATAACTGACAGTAAGAGCAAATCCATTTAAACCAAGAAAGTACATATTCCACATTCTGCAAATGATTGATCTATTTGATTAAATCTAGCTGCTGtcaatttaatgtaattttgttaaagtttttttttccccccaaagacAAAGGGCAACCAAAAACAAACACCCAAATAATAGAGTGTGCTGCAAGCTGCTCTTCGTCACCGTCCCCTTTCCCAAATTCTGTGctgttcaataaaaaaaaacagtaattctttattagcacatttttagaaaataataaaaatccattttaaaacgAGAAGACAAATGAAGCATTAGTAATGGATTGTAGCTCATCAGAAAACAATCGGCAGCTTGCCGCAAACTGCTCCCACTCCAGTCATAGACTGAAAGGTGTGAGAGGTGAAGGTGCTTCAGAAAGTGGCACCAAACGGGGAAACTCTGTGCAGTGCATCTGAAATCCCACTCCACGCGTGTTCACTCTACTCTTGTGCCAGTTTATTAGTGGGTTAATGATTGCAGTGCGTTTTAAAAGAGAAAAGCTTCACAGCAGAATACGCCATCTTTGAAAACATGCAGAGGCCTTTTGCATTAGCAGGGGAGAGTAATGTGCAGATAGCAAGGTGTAGATTTGTACATCTATCAGGCTTTCTCAATCCAAAcagttgatttgtttttctttttttaattattaagattGTTACTTCTGAGGAACAAGGCAAAACCTCTTTGAGCGGATGACCTTGTAGTCATGTACAGTACCTCACATGCCATCACTGATAAAGTACATAAAATCTATTTGTTCATATACCAATGAccctgtaaaatataaaaatgaaatacacaagGTCTATCATGAAAGTACTTATGACTGATTGAAAACAGCCAAACTGATGTACTGACAGACCTCACAGAGAACAATTTCTAAGAATACTTCTGGGGTGGACagacttgcattttataatgtaattttttttgcaatagAATTTCTTTTAAATCTGTAACATTACACTCAGATGGCAATGCGTAAGAACTTCCACTTGGATGAAGCAGCAGGAAAACATAcacaaactaaactaaataaaaacacacaaatcaaatacaaaagaaTGACAGCGCCCAAGAACGTCATCCTTATGACAGTTTAGCCTAATGTAGTGCAACTTAAGGGACAGGCTGAAAATGACAGAAATACTAACACAAGTGCAGTACCAAAGAATGCCTGAGCTCGTTCTAAAATTTAAAGTTGTCACATTAGGAAATGTCCTGCAAcaccattaatacattttatttatatagcacctgtcCCATTTTCAGTGTGCGTAGCAGATGGGAAAGTTAGCAGAAGTAACGTGCACCTGCATTCCCGACTTCATTCTTCCCACTGCTCATTTCACATCCTCTTCTCTCACTGGAGAGTTTCATTCAAATCTGGTAAACCTGATGTCTGCTGGCTCACCCACTTTCCACCTTCCTGGTGAATCTCCTCTGGGGTAACATTCAGTCTCACTCACACTTTGGCTCTGGGGTTAACTACCTCCTAGACACTTTTACTGTGATTCTTTCTCATCTTGCTTAGATACATAATACAGTGTGAACCaaaaagtaccacatttcaaacgtttattctacaaaaacgatacaagataaaataaatttcattacgacataagggtatacaaaatagattttttttactgtgttttcaAAATGATGTCCtgaaggtggtggccatcattagcaatacactcttcgagacgatttctgaagACTCTCATGACATTCGGGCATTTTGTAACAAATAGTGCCCTTCGAGGTCGATGCGTGTTTACCTATTGGGAGTTCAGCTTCACCGGAAACATCTCTCCAAAGCTTTCAAGGATCTCTGCACTGTTTGAGCTGTTGCttcatcctgttgaaaccaggcatccaacATATCTATTTCTCCCAGTTGGGgccgcaaaaagttctctagcatttcagtgtaacgttctgaagtgatggtgaccaTTGCTCCCCGCTCCTTACaaaagggcctacaatgccaaattctgcaacagtGCACCAAACTAAGACGCtaactgtgcaggggtctctgatgacgTTTACGAGGATTATTATCAGCCCAGTatcaaaagttttgcttatttacgcgaCCATTCAAATGGGAATGTGCCTTGtcgctgcacatgacgatggcatctcgatgaacagtttgcagaatgttcacgcACAACTCTCTACAgttctcccagtctctctcagtgagttcaaCGAGTACTACCAtcttttgtatggatggaaagtaaggtcctcatgcaaaatcctcctcaaagacgtattggaaatgcctaaggcagaggcatgtttgtgcactgaacgtctaggagactgcaaaattggtGCCTGTATGGatgttttcagttgtttgtaCAGCCCGAGGACGGCCTGgggattttctgttcaatgttgtacctgtctgtctaaatttagccacccactgaaaaactattttccgatttgggacgtctCTGTTAGGAAGAATGCTGAAGTACAATCGGAAGGCAcgttgcatagtgatgatggatttgttgtttttgaagaacgctttgACAGCGAAAACACTGTGTACACCAGACCAAAGCATGatgccgactgaaaactacaagagatcacctatcaaaggacccccaccccaaacCACTCAGCTGCCCTTATCTTGTGCAActaccttgagaaatgtggtacttcattttggctcatctgtatatattttaatgaagCGACAAAAACAAAGTGTGATTACTGTTTTTATTAGCCAAAACTGTGTTAGTATGAATTCTCCCGAGGTTCTAATGTCACTGGCCTCAGGGATTACCCACTGTACTTTGAGCACAGGTACATGCTtaaatcatataaaaaaaatgtttctttaaatgtgcACATCAATTTCCTGAACTTGCTTAGTCCATTTCTTTTACACTACAACTAGAGAATCTTGGCAGAACTGGAAGGAAGGCAGAAATACTTGCACATTTCCACAAATGGGTATGTTCTGTTAGTTGTGGATCAGGTTTACTTCACCTCTCTCCTTTTACTTCCAGTAATCAATATTAGAAATACAAGAAGAATTTTTGAAACgcacaaaacaacaaaagcatcAAAACTGAACCAAGGTAAATTAGCTGTAATCTTATAAATTGacctatttaatttttgtttagttaTTGACCATTTATCTTTGTattgtttcaaacatttttttcatttttgttgtgtaGAAGTTACCAAGTTCATGCCATGAAAGATATGGACATATAGCTTAAGATGTGGTTTTACATTTGTGATTCATAttgatagaaaaaaatgaatcGCATCGTAGTTATGTAAAATTGTATATATACCAAAATGGAGAAGGTGGGGCTGCTGCATAGTGGTGTCCTATTGAGCCGAGACTTGGTATGCCATTTTTCATCAGCACAGACTCACCCACATTAAT
Proteins encoded in this region:
- the marveld3 gene encoding MARVEL domain-containing protein 3 isoform X2; this encodes MSERVRSSEHDSYRPRSRERDPERGRNTQSQHSRDSSGGRRNRDRHRPDERHNREDPRSGHSAERERERRYRHERDTSGSRYKSREEDKAPYPEEPPRYKDLHLNRAEPRHYAEKYSDAPVFSTSASHEYPQEEMEYYEPQSSMNLFNCYKCGYFCTGRGALQLLEVLLNILVLVCVVSSFVSLSGFSSASAGFAGGSLSLDTMSYPFQGTELQLVRDLDQKFSIERAPLLYGSLAVSLGLGALTLGIMIGNARLHSRFWILLEIIFSIIAAAAYLAGTAVYLHFVLQINRTDLCKQRAQLYARNGFTWMNCEVSGTDGAAAFFGLVLVVFYTASTVLAALQWKRIERLDE
- the marveld3 gene encoding MARVEL domain-containing protein 3 isoform X1, which codes for MSERVRSSEHDSYRPRSRERDPERGRNTQSQHSRDSSGGRRNRDRHRPDERHNREDPRSGHSAERERERRYRHERDTSGSRYKSREEDKAPYPEEPPRYKDLHLNRAEPRHYAEKYSDAPVFSTSASHEYPQEEMEYYEPQSSMNLFNCYKCGYFCTGRALCQAVEILINLLLLICAGVFYSNSETYLDVASFGGVYAYYYGGANTFTGTEAEKVKQLDSQFYQLKLPIVTATMAFAGALLGYCCLMVVLGILRIPFRCPPCLLLESALNILIGLGYIPCLAFYFLKLQEVYNSQTCQDRQQMYSSKGIQGYSCGMSGTDIAGGLFGVIGIIIFPFGAILAIRAFRRVQQLKQGPQGEGCF